The proteins below come from a single Marinobacter sp. MDS2 genomic window:
- a CDS encoding LemA family protein codes for MTTVIGLVVIAVVVIYLVFIYNNLVSLRNQFKNGFAQIDVQLQRRHDLIPNLVEAAKGYLDHEKSTLTQVMEARNNAVSAQKDAAKDPADNTKIQRLGSAENLLTKALANFYAVSENYPELKANETIQQLMEELSSTENRVAFARQAYNDGVMTYNIFREKFPNNIIAGMFAFKETAQLQLESPEARQAPKVSF; via the coding sequence ATGACAACAGTCATCGGCCTTGTGGTGATCGCGGTCGTCGTGATCTATCTGGTTTTCATCTACAACAATCTGGTATCACTGCGTAATCAGTTCAAAAACGGTTTCGCCCAAATCGACGTACAACTGCAACGGCGACACGACCTCATCCCCAACCTGGTAGAAGCGGCCAAGGGTTACCTGGATCACGAGAAATCCACGCTCACCCAGGTCATGGAAGCGCGTAACAATGCCGTTAGCGCCCAGAAAGACGCCGCCAAAGACCCTGCCGACAACACCAAGATACAGCGACTGGGCAGTGCCGAAAATCTTCTCACCAAGGCTCTGGCCAACTTCTACGCTGTGTCCGAGAACTATCCGGAACTGAAAGCCAACGAAACCATTCAACAGTTGATGGAAGAGCTGTCCAGCACCGAGAACCGGGTCGCCTTCGCACGCCAAGCCTACAACGATGGCGTAATGACCTATAATATTTTCCGCGAGAAGTTCCCGAACAACATCATTGCCGGTATGTTTGCCTTTAAAGAAACCGCCCAACTTCAACTGGAATCTCCCGAAGCCCGTCAGGCCCCGAAAGTCAGTTTCTGA
- a CDS encoding bifunctional diguanylate cyclase/phosphodiesterase, producing the protein MIGMTKTLEAENHLGSRILRWVLAVALITGLAVSTVQVALDAKRVSSELKQQAEQTLAMVYDAATQAVFSIDETLGQQVVDGLFALEPINLARISHLDGSELSSRKRSPSKLGFRPITDLIFGKVWVYRETLKRSDNPTEPYGYLEIHLDTAHDAEIWLMRGLTTFASGIAIALILGLALFILFHWLLASPLLRIVHSLKKVDPDYPDQYLLSVPKGHETNELGVWVNATNNLLVAIAEGQQKHREAEDRVNELARIDTLTGLPSRDAFLEDLQKIIETSKARGISFSLTVCGIDDFKSVNEQCGFRTGDLILKSVASRLSANFPTDRFALARLGSDQFVIVEKRLRDNFHAAETAEKILSIVGTPIDAGSHRIAMTSTLGISIFPNDAAEADRLLQSAEQTMALAKQNSHTRFQFYIASIDQEIRDRKQMEKDLAQAIENKEFHLVYQPQINLETKRVIGAEALLRWKHPERGFVSPDKFIPIAETSGHIVKIGKWVLEQACKQAALWAATGSHLRIAVNLSAVQLRQNSIVEDILSCIAQYQVPPGRLELEITETSFMTNITDAVAKLHQLHRAGISIAVDDFGTGYSSLTYLKKMPVQHLKIDKQFIQDLLANEEDTRIANTIIDLGRSLNLTVIAEGVETEEQEHYLTQRGCKVAQGYLFSRPLLPDDFEKFVKTFHAKIVENNA; encoded by the coding sequence ATGATTGGCATGACGAAAACGCTTGAAGCAGAAAATCATCTGGGATCCCGAATCCTGCGATGGGTGCTGGCCGTTGCGTTAATCACCGGGCTCGCCGTCAGCACGGTTCAGGTTGCTCTGGATGCAAAGAGGGTGTCGTCGGAGCTCAAACAGCAGGCAGAACAAACCCTTGCCATGGTCTATGATGCAGCCACCCAAGCGGTTTTCAGCATTGACGAAACCCTGGGGCAACAGGTTGTGGACGGGCTTTTCGCTCTGGAGCCTATTAATCTTGCGCGCATTTCCCATCTCGATGGCAGCGAGCTAAGTAGCCGCAAACGCTCGCCTAGCAAACTGGGCTTTCGCCCTATTACGGATCTTATTTTCGGCAAGGTCTGGGTCTATCGGGAAACCCTTAAACGCAGCGATAATCCAACCGAGCCATACGGCTACCTAGAGATACACCTCGACACCGCACACGATGCCGAAATCTGGTTAATGCGAGGGCTCACGACTTTTGCATCGGGCATCGCCATCGCCTTGATACTCGGATTGGCACTTTTCATCCTTTTCCACTGGCTGCTGGCCAGCCCTTTGCTCAGGATCGTGCATTCCCTTAAAAAGGTTGATCCTGATTACCCGGACCAGTACCTCCTCAGCGTCCCTAAAGGTCACGAGACAAACGAACTCGGAGTCTGGGTTAACGCCACCAACAACCTGCTGGTTGCAATTGCCGAAGGCCAGCAAAAACACCGCGAAGCCGAGGATCGGGTTAATGAACTTGCGAGAATTGATACGCTGACAGGCCTACCCAGCCGGGATGCTTTCTTGGAGGACCTGCAGAAGATCATAGAAACCTCCAAGGCCAGGGGCATCTCCTTCTCACTGACCGTGTGCGGCATCGATGATTTTAAATCGGTGAACGAGCAATGCGGCTTTCGCACCGGTGATCTGATTCTGAAATCAGTTGCCAGCCGGTTAAGCGCGAATTTCCCGACAGATCGTTTCGCTCTGGCTCGTTTGGGAAGCGACCAATTTGTCATTGTCGAGAAAAGGCTTCGCGACAACTTTCACGCTGCAGAAACGGCAGAAAAAATATTGTCCATCGTTGGCACCCCGATCGACGCTGGCAGCCACCGCATTGCCATGACATCAACGCTGGGCATTTCGATCTTCCCGAACGATGCTGCCGAAGCCGACCGGTTGCTGCAAAGTGCAGAGCAAACCATGGCACTCGCGAAGCAGAACAGTCACACCCGTTTTCAGTTTTACATTGCCAGCATCGATCAGGAAATCCGTGATCGCAAACAGATGGAAAAGGACCTCGCTCAAGCCATCGAAAACAAAGAGTTCCATCTCGTTTACCAGCCCCAAATCAACCTGGAAACCAAACGGGTTATTGGCGCAGAAGCCTTGCTTCGCTGGAAGCACCCGGAGCGCGGTTTCGTATCCCCGGACAAGTTCATTCCCATTGCCGAAACCAGTGGGCATATCGTCAAAATAGGCAAATGGGTACTGGAACAAGCATGCAAGCAGGCTGCCCTCTGGGCGGCTACCGGCTCCCATCTCAGAATTGCCGTGAACCTGTCGGCGGTGCAGCTGAGGCAGAATTCCATTGTCGAAGATATTCTGTCGTGCATCGCCCAATATCAGGTTCCGCCCGGCCGGCTGGAACTGGAAATCACAGAAACCAGCTTTATGACCAACATCACCGATGCGGTTGCAAAACTGCACCAACTGCACAGGGCCGGCATCAGCATAGCGGTCGATGACTTTGGCACCGGCTATTCATCGCTGACCTACTTGAAGAAAATGCCGGTACAGCATCTGAAGATCGACAAACAATTTATCCAGGATCTTCTGGCCAACGAGGAAGATACCCGGATTGCCAACACCATCATCGATCTCGGCCGAAGCCTGAACCTGACCGTTATCGCAGAAGGGGTGGAAACGGAAGAGCAAGAGCACTACCTCACCCAGCGAGGCTGCAAAGTGGCCCAAGGGTATTTGTTCAGCAGGCCTCTATTGCCCGATGATTTCGAGAAATTTGTAAAGACTTTCCACGCCAAGATCGTGGAAAATAACGCCTAA
- a CDS encoding superoxide dismutase, with translation MAFELPALPYEKNALEPHMSQETLEFHYGKHHQTYVTKLNGLVDGTDNADKSLEEIIKSASGPLFNNAAQVWNHTFFWNGLTPNGGGEPTGAAKEAIEKAFGSFDNFKKEFNDKAANNFGSGWTWLVKKADGSVEIVNTSNAETPLTGADKPVLTVDVWEHAYYIDYRNSRPNYLEGFWKLVNWDFVNENLA, from the coding sequence ATGGCATTTGAACTTCCCGCACTGCCTTACGAAAAGAATGCTCTAGAACCGCACATGTCCCAGGAAACTCTTGAGTTTCATTACGGCAAGCATCACCAGACCTACGTAACCAAGCTGAACGGCCTGGTTGACGGTACTGACAATGCGGACAAGTCTCTGGAAGAGATCATCAAGAGTGCCAGCGGCCCTCTGTTCAACAACGCAGCCCAAGTTTGGAACCACACGTTCTTCTGGAACGGCCTGACGCCTAACGGCGGCGGCGAGCCAACGGGTGCAGCTAAAGAAGCCATCGAAAAGGCGTTCGGCTCTTTCGATAACTTCAAGAAAGAATTCAACGACAAAGCCGCCAACAACTTCGGTTCAGGCTGGACTTGGCTGGTCAAAAAGGCCGACGGCAGTGTTGAAATCGTCAACACCAGCAACGCCGAAACGCCGCTGACTGGCGCAGACAAGCCGGTTCTGACGGTCGACGTGTGGGAACACGCCTACTACATCGACTACCGCAACAGCCGTCCGAACTACCTGGAAGGCTTCTGGAAGTTGGTTAACTGGGATTTCGTAAACGAAAACCTGGCATAA
- a CDS encoding 5-(carboxyamino)imidazole ribonucleotide synthase, with translation MKIGVLGAGQLGRMLALAGYPLAKDFVFYDMSGSPSAGLGETIVDRNGEQLENFLSKVDRVTYEFEHLPVDVAEQLAQHKPVHPCPRALKVCQNREEEKTLFGQLGIPTPEWKTADSAESLKAAAEALGCPVVAKSITEGYDGKGQAVLRSPEDAEAAWASIGHPRVMVEKFVNFSREVSLIAVRSEDGDVAFYPIAENTHHEGILRYSIAPAPGLPAHVQQDAERYIKALLNELEYVGVLTLELFETAKGLVANEMAPRVHNSGHWTIEGAMTSQFENHIRAVSGHALGSVEARGLSCMINIIGEHGDIERILELPYAHVHLYNKGERAGRKLGHINILADSYEELVWRVKNCAQFLPGSPDFTCSLTAKG, from the coding sequence ATGAAAATCGGTGTACTAGGAGCTGGTCAACTAGGGCGTATGCTGGCGCTTGCCGGGTATCCGCTAGCCAAAGATTTTGTCTTTTACGACATGTCGGGAAGCCCCAGCGCTGGCCTTGGCGAGACCATCGTAGACCGGAACGGCGAACAGCTGGAAAACTTTCTTTCAAAAGTAGACCGCGTCACCTACGAATTCGAACACTTGCCGGTGGATGTGGCCGAACAGCTGGCACAGCACAAACCGGTACACCCCTGCCCCCGTGCGCTGAAGGTATGCCAGAACCGGGAAGAGGAAAAAACATTGTTCGGCCAGCTCGGGATTCCAACGCCCGAGTGGAAAACCGCCGACAGTGCAGAGTCACTGAAAGCCGCTGCTGAAGCCCTCGGTTGCCCGGTTGTCGCCAAATCCATTACTGAAGGTTACGACGGCAAAGGCCAGGCGGTACTGAGAAGCCCGGAAGACGCCGAAGCCGCCTGGGCATCCATCGGCCACCCACGGGTTATGGTCGAGAAGTTCGTTAATTTCAGCCGCGAAGTATCGCTGATTGCCGTGCGTTCGGAAGACGGTGATGTCGCCTTCTACCCGATTGCCGAGAACACCCACCACGAAGGCATTTTGCGCTATTCCATCGCGCCTGCGCCCGGGTTGCCGGCCCATGTTCAACAAGACGCCGAGCGCTACATCAAAGCACTGCTTAATGAATTAGAGTACGTGGGCGTGCTCACTCTGGAATTGTTCGAAACAGCGAAAGGCCTGGTTGCCAACGAGATGGCGCCCCGGGTTCACAATTCCGGTCACTGGACCATTGAAGGCGCCATGACCAGCCAGTTCGAAAACCATATTCGGGCGGTCAGCGGGCACGCACTTGGCAGCGTCGAAGCTCGAGGACTGAGCTGCATGATCAACATCATTGGCGAGCACGGCGACATTGAGCGCATTCTTGAACTACCCTACGCTCACGTCCATCTTTACAACAAAGGCGAGCGCGCCGGCCGCAAGCTCGGGCACATCAACATTCTGGCGGATAGCTACGAAGAACTGGTCTGGCGCGTGAAAAACTGCGCGCAATTCCTACCGGGCAGTCCCGATTTTACGTGCAGTCTCACAGCAAAGGGTTGA
- the purE gene encoding 5-(carboxyamino)imidazole ribonucleotide mutase has translation MQPLVGLIMGSKSDWPTMEHAADMLDKLGVPYETRVVSAHRTPDLLFEYAKTASDRGLKAIIAGAGGAAHLPGMVASQTSLPVLGVPVQSKALNGLDSLLSIVQMPGGIAVGTLAIGKAGATNAGLLAAQIIGTFDDKVRKAVDEFRATQTQTVLDNPDPSDQ, from the coding sequence ATGCAGCCGCTTGTAGGTCTTATCATGGGCTCGAAATCTGATTGGCCCACCATGGAACACGCCGCCGACATGCTCGACAAACTCGGCGTGCCTTATGAAACACGAGTCGTCTCTGCCCACCGCACCCCCGATCTTTTGTTTGAGTACGCGAAAACGGCCTCGGATCGTGGCCTGAAAGCCATCATCGCAGGCGCAGGCGGCGCTGCGCACCTTCCGGGCATGGTTGCGTCACAAACCTCCTTGCCCGTTTTGGGCGTGCCGGTTCAGTCCAAGGCGCTGAACGGTCTGGACTCACTGCTCTCGATCGTACAAATGCCGGGGGGTATCGCGGTCGGCACACTCGCCATCGGCAAAGCCGGTGCCACGAACGCCGGCCTGTTGGCCGCCCAGATTATTGGCACCTTTGACGACAAGGTTCGCAAAGCGGTTGACGAATTCAGGGCAACTCAAACTCAGACCGTGCTGGACAACCCTGATCCCAGCGATCAGTGA
- a CDS encoding DUF2846 domain-containing protein → MRIRVPFVKNAAMLCCVVALSGCTVYQSIGKSVGGFLHPVSGHNFVHIDTDEWSQNNALLYFYRTDSEWAGDEIEAPSVYIDDHHYFNIRNNSFTWLEVAPGERHIAMRRPLLGLEGLGSFSLSLIADATLNVESGKIYYLRYNELTEPDELHPELDPDDPLASGDLQLVTRSYAMRPGEIVSTLFLNSDLLAPNHAAASIVEENQDDDYEKRKAALEEERELEVERLKQLGKYESAPWYWPFGGGRAVPLESDQKLQQLDEQYARLEQERERRKEAESGGGWWIF, encoded by the coding sequence ATGAGAATCCGAGTGCCTTTCGTTAAGAACGCCGCCATGCTTTGCTGTGTGGTGGCGTTGTCCGGTTGTACGGTATACCAATCTATTGGTAAGAGTGTCGGTGGTTTTCTGCACCCCGTGTCAGGTCATAACTTCGTGCACATCGATACCGATGAGTGGAGCCAGAATAACGCACTGCTCTATTTTTACCGTACCGACTCTGAATGGGCGGGCGATGAAATTGAAGCGCCCAGTGTCTATATCGACGACCATCATTATTTCAATATCCGTAATAACAGCTTTACATGGCTTGAGGTCGCGCCGGGCGAGCGGCACATCGCGATGCGTCGTCCTTTGCTTGGGCTTGAGGGGCTGGGTTCGTTCAGTCTCAGCTTGATTGCAGATGCCACGCTCAATGTTGAGTCAGGCAAAATTTATTACCTTCGCTATAACGAACTCACCGAGCCGGACGAGCTACACCCAGAACTAGATCCCGATGATCCGTTGGCGTCCGGTGATTTGCAGTTGGTGACGCGAAGCTATGCCATGAGGCCCGGCGAGATTGTTTCGACGTTGTTTCTAAACAGTGATTTGCTGGCGCCGAACCATGCCGCTGCGTCTATCGTCGAGGAAAACCAAGACGACGATTATGAAAAGCGGAAGGCGGCCCTCGAAGAAGAGCGGGAGCTGGAGGTTGAGCGGCTTAAGCAGCTGGGCAAGTATGAGTCGGCTCCTTGGTACTGGCCGTTCGGAGGAGGCCGGGCGGTGCCTCTGGAAAGTGATCAAAAACTGCAACAGCTTGATGAGCAGTATGCCCGGCTCGAACAAGAGCGTGAGCGACGGAAAGAAGCAGAGTCTGGCGGAGGCTGGTGGATTTTTTGA
- a CDS encoding 3-oxoacyl-ACP reductase, with protein MSDLYLKLVNTPVGKSAAQSLGLPSPNPLKRLKRVDQPYIEGDVLVGAGSGAKAVATLGATLGASPANLFHATGLDTLDESSKLGNKAEALDVTGELNGKFSALVFDATGLKTPQELRALYDFFHPTIRKLAANGRILVIGQDPHTCRKAPQAAAQQSLEGFVRAMGKEIGKKGATANLIWVAPNAENQLDSSVRFFLSPRSAYVSGQFVRIGKADTAKATNPVAPLAGKVALVTGASRGIGASIAETLSRDGATVIGLDIPQALEDLKTVTDAIKGKALACDITDEKAPKLIADFIAKETGGVDFVVHNAGITRDKTLGNMPEHFWDMTIAVNLTAEELIDEELMHRSLLNENGRIVCISSISGIAGNFGQTNYSCAKSGVIGYVEAMSKQLKDGITINAIAPGFIETQMTAAMPFTIREAGRRMNSLSQGGQPIDVAEAIAWYCNPASAGVTGNVVRVCGQSLIGK; from the coding sequence ATGTCTGACCTCTATCTCAAGCTCGTCAACACCCCCGTCGGTAAATCTGCCGCCCAATCGTTAGGCCTGCCTTCGCCTAACCCGTTGAAGCGCCTGAAGCGTGTCGACCAGCCTTATATTGAAGGCGACGTATTGGTTGGCGCCGGCTCCGGCGCAAAGGCGGTCGCCACATTAGGTGCCACACTGGGCGCCAGCCCCGCCAATTTGTTTCACGCAACCGGCCTGGACACTTTGGACGAATCCTCGAAACTAGGCAATAAAGCCGAAGCGCTGGATGTGACCGGCGAATTGAACGGCAAGTTCTCCGCTCTGGTTTTTGACGCAACCGGTCTGAAAACGCCACAGGAATTGCGCGCGTTGTACGATTTCTTTCACCCGACTATCCGCAAACTGGCCGCCAACGGCCGTATTCTGGTGATCGGACAAGACCCGCATACCTGCCGCAAGGCACCTCAGGCTGCAGCCCAGCAGTCGCTTGAAGGTTTTGTACGGGCCATGGGCAAAGAGATCGGCAAAAAAGGCGCCACCGCCAACCTGATCTGGGTGGCACCTAATGCCGAGAACCAGCTGGACTCCAGCGTACGCTTCTTCCTGTCGCCTCGCTCAGCCTATGTGTCAGGTCAGTTTGTTCGCATCGGAAAAGCCGACACAGCGAAAGCCACCAATCCGGTCGCACCTCTTGCCGGCAAAGTCGCACTCGTCACCGGCGCGTCTCGCGGCATCGGCGCATCCATTGCCGAAACCTTGTCTCGCGATGGCGCAACGGTCATTGGCCTCGATATCCCGCAAGCCCTGGAAGATCTGAAAACCGTTACCGATGCCATCAAAGGCAAGGCTCTGGCCTGCGATATCACTGACGAAAAAGCACCAAAGCTGATTGCAGATTTCATCGCCAAAGAAACCGGCGGTGTGGACTTTGTGGTTCACAACGCGGGCATCACCCGTGACAAGACGCTCGGCAACATGCCAGAGCACTTCTGGGACATGACCATTGCTGTCAACCTGACCGCAGAAGAGCTGATCGATGAAGAGCTGATGCACCGCAGCCTGCTGAACGAGAACGGCCGCATTGTGTGCATCTCGTCCATCAGCGGCATAGCCGGCAACTTCGGCCAAACCAACTATTCCTGCGCCAAGAGTGGCGTCATCGGATACGTGGAAGCCATGTCCAAGCAGCTTAAGGACGGCATCACCATCAACGCTATCGCGCCCGGCTTTATCGAAACGCAAATGACGGCCGCCATGCCCTTTACCATCCGTGAAGCCGGCCGACGCATGAACAGCCTGTCTCAGGGCGGTCAACCAATTGACGTGGCGGAAGCCATTGCCTGGTACTGCAACCCAGCCTCTGCTGGTGTTACAGGTAACGTTGTGCGGGTTTGTGGCCAGTCTTTGATTGGCAAGTAA
- a CDS encoding acetyl-CoA C-acetyltransferase: MAQAQKSTKSKAAKSGTGIRRVAVIGGNRTPFARSNSAYSKISNQEMLTSCLRGLVDRYNLQDKRLGEVVAGAVIKHSRDFNLTREAVLSSGLAPETSAYDIQQACGTGLEAAILVANKIALGQIECGIAGGTDTTSDAPIGVGEGLREILLDLNRAKTAKERLKILTRFRPSHLAPEIPTNGEPRTGLSMGDHCQITAKEWSIAREDQDQLAYESHQKLAKAYEEGFFEDLITPLAGLDKDNILRPDTTLEKLATLKPCFDRENGTMTAANSTALTDGASCVLLASEEWAKENGLEVRAWLTFSEVAAVDFVDKKEGLLMAPAYAVPRMLEKAGLTLQDFDFYEIHEAFAAQVLSTLKAWEDPAFCKERLGLDKPLGSIDRSKMNVKGSSLATGHPFAATGGRIVSTLAKLLEEKGSGRGLISICAAGGQGVTAILER, translated from the coding sequence ATGGCACAGGCTCAGAAAAGCACCAAATCCAAAGCAGCGAAATCCGGCACCGGTATTCGTCGCGTTGCGGTTATTGGTGGTAACCGAACGCCGTTTGCTCGGTCCAACTCGGCATACAGTAAGATCAGCAACCAAGAGATGCTGACCTCGTGTTTGCGCGGTCTTGTGGATCGTTACAACCTGCAAGATAAACGCTTGGGTGAAGTGGTTGCCGGCGCGGTTATCAAGCACTCCCGCGACTTTAACCTGACCCGAGAGGCGGTGCTTAGTTCTGGCCTGGCGCCTGAAACCTCGGCGTATGACATCCAGCAGGCGTGTGGTACCGGCCTTGAAGCCGCTATTCTGGTAGCCAACAAGATTGCCCTGGGGCAAATCGAGTGCGGTATTGCTGGCGGTACAGATACTACCTCCGACGCACCTATTGGTGTGGGCGAAGGCTTGCGTGAGATCCTGCTGGACCTTAACCGTGCGAAAACCGCCAAAGAACGCCTGAAAATTCTGACCCGTTTCCGCCCCAGCCATCTGGCTCCGGAAATTCCGACCAACGGGGAGCCCCGTACCGGTTTGTCTATGGGGGATCACTGCCAGATCACCGCCAAAGAGTGGAGTATTGCCCGCGAAGATCAGGATCAGCTTGCTTACGAAAGCCATCAGAAGCTGGCGAAAGCCTACGAAGAAGGTTTCTTTGAAGACTTGATCACCCCGCTGGCGGGCCTGGATAAAGACAACATCCTGCGCCCTGATACCACGCTTGAAAAGTTGGCGACACTGAAGCCCTGCTTTGATCGTGAAAACGGCACCATGACCGCTGCCAACAGCACCGCGCTGACCGACGGTGCGTCTTGCGTGTTGCTGGCGAGTGAAGAGTGGGCCAAAGAGAATGGCCTGGAAGTTCGGGCGTGGCTGACCTTCTCGGAGGTTGCTGCGGTTGATTTTGTGGATAAGAAAGAAGGCCTGTTGATGGCGCCTGCTTACGCCGTTCCGCGTATGCTGGAAAAGGCTGGCCTGACGCTTCAGGATTTCGACTTCTATGAGATTCACGAGGCCTTTGCCGCTCAGGTTCTGTCAACGCTGAAAGCCTGGGAAGATCCCGCGTTCTGTAAAGAACGCCTCGGCCTGGACAAGCCGCTGGGCAGCATCGACCGTTCGAAGATGAACGTGAAAGGCTCCAGCCTGGCAACCGGCCACCCGTTTGCTGCCACCGGTGGGCGCATTGTTTCGACGCTGGCGAAGTTGCTGGAAGAGAAGGGAAGCGGCCGCGGCTTGATTTCGATCTGTGCGGCCGGTGGTCAGGGTGTTACGGCTATTCTGGAGCGCTAA
- a CDS encoding helix-turn-helix transcriptional regulator: MIRCHLARLMGEHKMKIVDVARETGLNRNTVTLLYKETAQRIELDALDKLCKLFECEVGDLLEFQKDE; encoded by the coding sequence ATGATTAGATGCCACCTAGCCCGACTGATGGGCGAGCATAAAATGAAGATTGTGGATGTAGCTCGAGAAACAGGACTCAACCGAAATACAGTGACGCTTCTCTACAAAGAAACAGCCCAACGTATTGAGCTCGACGCGCTCGATAAGCTCTGCAAACTGTTTGAATGTGAGGTCGGTGATCTACTGGAATTTCAGAAAGACGAATAG
- a CDS encoding Arm DNA-binding domain-containing protein, producing MGKVRVRKETGKLYLDFMYRGHRCREQTALPNTAANRKRVEALLQKVEASILVGSFDYAEQFPQSKNLKKFQPKTGSGEVNGSVQAGPDTGEHTPMFSDFADQWFAESKIQWRNSHTRNVISILESSLKPAFKNKQVGEITKADILAARNKMAKRKGRGANGLMSPKTINSHMTILRMILTEAAERFDFTNPYLNIKPLKQQRVHIEPFSLNEVEKILETVREDYHNYYLVRFYTGMRTGEVDGLKWEYVDFEKREILVRETLIHGQTEYTKTDGSQREIPMFGPVYQALKSQYEATGKLSKFVFCNRLGEPLDHNNVTKRVWYPLLEHLKLKKRRPYQTRHTAATLLLASGENPEWVARTLGHSSTEMLFKVYSRYIPNLTRMDGSAFERLIQSRVIENDKEVGDETE from the coding sequence ATGGGTAAAGTGAGAGTGCGAAAAGAAACCGGGAAGCTGTACCTGGATTTTATGTACCGAGGACACCGCTGCCGCGAACAGACAGCGTTGCCGAATACGGCAGCGAATCGTAAGCGTGTTGAAGCGCTCCTGCAGAAAGTTGAAGCGAGCATTCTGGTGGGTTCATTTGATTATGCAGAGCAGTTTCCGCAGAGTAAGAACCTTAAGAAATTTCAGCCGAAAACAGGGAGTGGTGAAGTTAATGGTTCCGTACAAGCGGGGCCTGATACTGGAGAGCATACTCCTATGTTTTCGGATTTTGCTGATCAATGGTTTGCAGAAAGCAAAATTCAGTGGCGAAACTCCCACACTCGAAATGTGATCTCCATTCTCGAAAGCTCGCTCAAACCAGCTTTTAAGAACAAGCAGGTAGGCGAGATCACTAAGGCCGACATTCTTGCCGCCCGGAACAAGATGGCGAAGCGTAAGGGCAGGGGAGCAAACGGCCTGATGTCGCCTAAGACCATCAACAGCCACATGACGATCCTGCGGATGATTCTAACGGAGGCGGCTGAGCGGTTTGACTTCACGAATCCCTATCTGAACATAAAGCCGCTCAAGCAGCAGAGGGTACACATCGAGCCTTTCTCCCTGAATGAGGTAGAAAAGATTCTCGAAACGGTCAGAGAGGATTACCACAACTATTACCTGGTGCGTTTTTACACCGGCATGCGAACGGGGGAGGTTGATGGCCTCAAGTGGGAGTACGTGGATTTTGAAAAGCGGGAAATCCTGGTACGTGAAACACTTATCCACGGCCAAACCGAGTACACAAAAACGGACGGCTCACAAAGGGAAATTCCAATGTTTGGCCCCGTGTACCAGGCACTCAAATCCCAGTACGAGGCAACCGGCAAACTCAGCAAGTTCGTATTTTGTAACCGGCTGGGAGAGCCGCTGGACCACAATAACGTGACCAAGCGTGTTTGGTACCCTTTGTTGGAACACCTCAAGCTGAAGAAACGCAGACCCTACCAGACCCGGCATACAGCTGCGACGCTACTCCTCGCGTCGGGAGAAAACCCGGAATGGGTCGCCCGCACTCTGGGCCATTCCTCAACGGAAATGCTGTTTAAAGTGTATTCCCGCTATATCCCGAACCTGACTCGCATGGATGGCAGCGCCTTTGAGCGACTGATTCAGAGTCGGGTCATCGAAAACGATAAGGAGGTAGGTGATGAAACTGAATGA